In Phyllopteryx taeniolatus isolate TA_2022b chromosome 6, UOR_Ptae_1.2, whole genome shotgun sequence, one genomic interval encodes:
- the hamp gene encoding hepcidin-1, whose product MKAFSIAVAVTLVLAFICILESSAVPFNEVQPQQMEEARGGDTPVAGRQDVAGGEPWTPYHARHKRQSNLSLCRWCCNCCRSYKGCGFCCRF is encoded by the exons ATGAAGGCATTTAGCATTGCAGTTGCAGTGACACTCGTGCTCGCCTTTATTTGCATCCTGGAGAGCTCTGCGGTCCCCTTCAATGAG GTGCAGCCGCAGCAAATGGAGGAGGCAAGGGGAGGCGACACTCCGGTTGCAGGACGACAGGATGTGGCCGGCGGGGAGCCTTGGACGCCGTATCACGCACGACACAAGCGGCAGAGCAACCTGTCGCTGTGCCGCTGGTGCTGCAACTGCTGCCGGTCCTACAAGGGCTGCGGCTTCTGCTGCAGattctga